The Vitis vinifera cultivar Pinot Noir 40024 chromosome 18, ASM3070453v1 region TGAAGCAGCAACCGGGTAACCTCCCGTCGTCATGTGCCTTTCTGGCCAGTAAGTAGCCGGAATTGACACCGGCATCTGCTGTGGCGCCGGTGCAAGTTTTTCTGGAATCTTCTGTGCATAGTATTCTGCAGGATAAGCCCGCGTGTTGCTTTCATCGTTTTTTCTTTGGAACATCGCCTGCTCTTGGCTGGCAATCTGCAACCTCTGCAATTCCTGGATCTGCCTCTGGTAGTCCGCGGGGGACACCACTGGATCTCCAACAACATGGCGATCCTCCGATCCTGGATCCGATCTCACTGAATAATCCTTGGGAAGCACATCTGGAACCGTGGGTGGAGGCGTTGGATCCTGCAATTTCACGGGGGGAGGCGGAGCGAGCCCTTTATCCAACCCAAACAGAAAATCCGGATTGGTCTCGGAGGCCGCCGCCTGAGGTGAAGAACCTTCCAGAGGCTGGATCTGCACAGAATTCAGTGCGTCCACGAACCACTGCCGCTCCGATTTGGTCTCGTTGGAACCGAAACTGGTGGATGCAGGAGGGGTCAGCGGGAAGAGAAATAACCTGAGTCTGGCCTGCTTGTTGGATGGGCGGCACAATCGATCGTACTCGAGCATCATGTGTTCAAGATCCTCATCGTTGGTAACCGAGATCAAAGCGTCGAGATCTTCACCGGGTAACTGATACTTCAAGCACACTTCCCCCTCACAGATCGAGGAAATCTTGGACATGAATCCGGGGAATTTGATGTTGCGATCCACAGATAAGATCTTGGTTTCACCTCCAACGTAAGCAAGCTGGTTGTCCTGCGGCCTGGGATGGATCTTGCCTCCATAACTGCACATAAACTTGACCTTGTAATTGGAAGGAGGTTCGTCCCATGAAGCATTTTCAGTGTCAATTTCTCGCGACCGTGGAGAGGAGTCGTGAGAATCTGGATAAGGGTAGTAATTCTCCATGGGAGATGGGTCTGTGCTAGGGTTTTCTGCAGGGTTGAGCCATGAGACGATGAGAATACCTGGCGAAAAGAGGAACGTCGTTTGTGGGGCCTCGGCTTGCTTATAGGTGGGTGTGGGGCCACctcattgattgattgattaagCTGGAGGATGATGGAAGGCGTGAAGGAAGGCTTTGAAAGCGATTTCAGTAATCACTATTCAGCCTTGTTCTCAAAGCGGGGTGCCCTTTTATTCAGCTCTAATCCACTCTTCGACAGCTGTACACTGACTTGGCACTCACAAGTCACAACCTACATTTCTAATAACTATACTTTCCTCCCTCATTTCCTACATAATCAGATTACTCGCCTCCCTCATCTCCAACCAGCAATCAATCGCCTAAACGGCTAAATCTTTATTTATCTACATATCAGTCTTATGTAGACTATATTTAAATCCacattttaaacttttaaaattctaattgCATGGTAACCaatacattaaaattttcaatcatacttAAAAAACACTAATAATCATTTATAGAGCATTAAATGTATAAACAATTAGTCAATTacctttatttatttggacTATTATGTattacccatttttttttaaaagtgattttcaaaattaaattattcttatttcaCCACTctatataaaacttttttttttttaataaaatgttatttatttatattttcttttggattaaaaaatatgaagaaatcgctatgaaattttcacttttcaaaaaaagaaatatctaCATATGACGGCAGTTTACTAATTTTTAAGGGACCAAAacgaaaaatcaaaatccaaattaaATCTATAATTTAAATTGGAATGCGTGCTTATAAAACTAtaatgagaatgaaaataatTCCTTTTGAGTCGTTTTATAAGTATTGAGAATGATAATGGGTTGTTTATATTAACCATAATAATATCCTTCTACaaaaaagtttatattattattaatttttactattttaatattatattaatatgcctttaattataacttattttaaaatacacaaaacaatattaaatatttatccaTTTAgtatatgttttcaaaaaatgttctaaaaactagtttttaaaaagacttttttttaatgtttggtaaaataaataaaaaattcgaacttaaaatatttttaataattttaacaataattttaatatttaatattttatttttaatcattctacatatttatataattatttttttaaacaattataaacaactcaaaacaataaaaaacaattagaccatattttttgtttttaaaaatgaaaagaagaaaacattttttagttattaaatatgtttttatgattttttttgttttgaaaaatcaaaacctTTTTTCGAAAAGTTTTCAAACAAGGCCTTGATCATGCAAatatctataaaataaataaataaataaattgtgctaatattttttttttctcacattttcactttattttaaCGGAAATTTAACAAtactttaaaattgttttccaattataaaaattggatgGGCCAATTTTGATATGGTATATGTCTATGAGTGGTGGTGAGAAGAAGAGAAGACTTGGTAAAGGGGGGCATTTTCATGATGTCATTCTCTAAATTTATGTGGGGTCTACTATTGACTTACATGATTTATCTAAGAAAAACGGCTGTGATGTGAATCAtagtattaaattcatttaatgaaaaattaaataaatagcCATGAAAGTTAGAATGAAGATATTTTACGGATAGCATTTTTTTGTGACAGCCTATCACTCGCTCATCTCTTGAAAATGTTATGCCAttgtattataatttatatgtaCAATAATATTCTTCactatatttataataatattatatcttttttttataataatattactcTTTTACAATGGCTCAACGAGCAATTTAATTGGGGGTAACCTTGAAACGAATACGAGTCTTAACTCAATGGTCTAGAGTTGTTATTGTCTAGGGGGCAATAATCGACCCGAATTCGAGTTCTTATTATTGCAAAAAgtatagtttttttgttttaatattttcaggGGGTCACTACCCGGCTCCGTGAGTgacttattatatttataatagagATGGATTACTAACCTATAAATTATTAAGTGtcattcaataaattttaataaccttctctaattttttcaaaattttattagttttggTCCCGCTTATTAAGTAGCCaaactttaaaatactaattttgtttaaaaatcaagtGGGACATTATGTTCATGTGGTTTagtattttcaatatatatgtCAAATACAATATGTTAGCTAATTTATATAACTACATAGATTACAAACTAAGATTTacataacataaaatatatattataattctatttatattttataaaattatattagttAGGCAAAAACTTTTATGCTTTTAAggcttaaaaaaaaactttaaataattctatttatatttatattttcctttatttcacACAGTTTAGTTCTACTAGGGAAAGTCATTGTGGCCAAAGTATGAAAAGCCTTGCTTGTAGGTTTtactaaaaaaggaaaataactcAGGCTTCTAACAAAAGGCTACCTCCCATAATTGAACACAATGGTTCAtccaaaaacatgaaaaaaaaaattgaaatagttCATACATTAGTTAAGGTTaacaattttattctaaatatcATGGATTGAGATCTACTTTAATGCCACTAAAACATGCATGAGATATGTTCAAGTTGAATACATTTCGAGACTCTTGTGAGTATGTCTTGAGCTTGAATTTAGGATAAAACAATAACCTCGTAAAATTCATATTATAATTGAGCATGAGAGGTGAGTTATGGATGTTTTGAAGTATATATGAGCGATCAAGTGCACAAAAACctacaaaataagaaaacaacCTTAGACACCTGAATATCCAATAGTAAATTTAAAGTTCTTGAAGGTTCGTCCAATTTTtcacttaagaaaaaaaaatcatatgaaaatatatatatatatatatatatatatatatatatatatatatatatatatatatttgaacatAACTTAGTTTTTGACAAGTGGAGtttctaaaataatatgaaCCACGCTTAATTACACCTTAACCTAGCCTTATATGATGTCCTAAATCTAACTTgcttgaaggttttttttttttttttttttttttgaagtatgaTTTGATATCATACCTCCTTCGTTAAGCTTCCAAATACACTATAACTTTATAACTTGTTTCAAAATACTTTAACAAGAGAAGGGATTATGTGATAATTCTTTCTTTTACTATcactaaattttgttttaagaaaCTTTAGGCTCACATCCTCTACTGAGAAGACTCCTTCATGGATCTCTATCATATGTATAGCATAGTTTGGACATGATAGgatgaaataatataataagTTATTTGATAGGTCTCAAGCTTAGGGTGTGAATAGTAAGCCAATCCAATTCTTTTAtgaatcaaattttctttttcctttcttttgtggTCCTTTatgaattagattttgaatatAGGGGAATATATGTGTAGAAATAAAAATGTCAATCTAGCATTTTTTCCTAAAGTTATGCAAGTATGGGTTAGGAAAAACAATCTCACATGCGGGGTAACCTCCATTACACTCGAAGATAAAGTTCCTAACAATTAgtattttgatgataaatattTGAGGCACATGACATGAGATAAATCATTCTTCACTACTTTTAAGAACttcaacaataataattttccCTCTAGCTATAGGAGTGTAGCATATGTAAAAAGTATAAGGAATTGTTAAGTTGTCTAAGCTTAACAATATTCTTTATGTTAAATGATTGAAAGTTAATTTGATTAGTATTAATCAAATTTACAACTATTAATAAGGTGTTAAAGTCTTCCCAAGATAGATGTGATGCCTTATATGAGAAAGAAAAGTGTATCCTAATAGGTCTTAGGACTCGAATAATTGTTATGCAGTATACCTTTACCTTAATGGATCCTAGGTGTATAGTAGTGATAAATTGGATTGTGCGTATTTTTGAAATAGGAAATTATGACATATCAACTATAAGGCTCTTATAAGGGTTGTCATTAATAAAATAGTTAGAGGGGTCCCAGAGCTTGGTGAGCCTAACAACAAGGTAGTGAGAGTGCCTTGAAGGAAAACAAGTAAATCACATAAGAAGATAGATGAAATCTCCAACTATAGGCCACTAGATTTGTTATATATGAACCTAATGGATCTAATGAGAATTGAAAGCATTGTAGGTTAGATGTATGTCCTAGTATTAAAATGACTTTTCTAAGTACATATTCACTTCATTCAttgaaaagaaagttaaaactaTTTGACCACTTTAAAGTCATTTGCTCTAAAAGTTCAAAATGAGAAGAGTcattcaatttttatgattgaaaGTGTTGGAGGGGATAATTTGATAATGTTGATTTTGACTACTTAGAGTCGAGGAATTTAACATAAATTCCCTACTCTTAAAACTCCCCAACAACggctaaaagaaaaaatagtgtTTTAGGAAATACTTTAAATACAACATATTATAGATCAATAAGATACTAGCTGGACTAGCATAAAGAAGACACATTATAAATTGTATGGTAAAGTGAAAAGCCCATTGTTGAACGAGTACTATatctttctcatatttggttgtacaatagaaaatataaataaaaaatacatataattaaaattaattagaaattgatatattttaaacttattttatcttcatataaaatagttaaaataagttgacataaattaaaagtattataaaataatttattaatttcaaatctattttttatttttcctttgtattttttttttcccttacattttttggaaaccaaacattgGTATAGGGATATTCCCAAGTTACTCGTATAAGAGTAATGCTTACAGGGTATATAATTTGAGCTCTAAAATAGTTTAAGAAACTCATGATGTGATTATTGATAACTTAAGAATTAGTCTTTGGGGGAAGACTAGGATAATGGTGTTAGAATTTCTGATcaatagaagaaaatgaaatttgggggaatttttaaaaataaataagcaatTCAAGAGACTTAAAAATCAATGATTATATTTGGAGAATTAAAAGTGATAAATCAGAGTCCTTAATGATCacattcaaaattaacaaaataagggaatatgagaaaaatgaattatgaatattttatgTAACGACTTGCACTCAATcgtataaatattattcattatGGACTccgattttaaaatatgtttacatGATTATGAGAAGTTCATACTCATATAATgtcataaacttttttttctatcCAATGTAACATTGGagtaaaaaattggttttgatGCTAATTATAATAGTCCATACCTAATcgtgtaaatattatttgttttgagcTCAATAGGTCATTATGGCTTGAAAACATGTTTATATGGTTTAAAAAGTCCATATTTATATCGCATCATAAACTTTATATTCCATCTAATATGAAATATGAACAATATCTATAAATTAGGTTTGAGTAATTacgttttaataaaaaaagtacaagagaaaagacatttgaaaattttgaatagcCAAAACAAGAAATGGGAATATATGGATTTATTTGACaacgatttttaaaacatttctcaaaaattatttttttgaaagaattctcagttttttttctcaaattattctttttctcaAAAGTCTATTGttgatattttcaattattttttaaaacattttataaaaaaaatacaaaattattaacAAACTGTTTTATTGCTAGTTGCTACCAAGGTTTGAAAATTCGGTTTTAATTGTTGaaatatttgtcaaaaattAGTTATTGGTTATGACCAAAACAAAATTGGTCATGGAGGAGAAAAATCTGtaaaatgtagaaaaaaatcatcaatatataGGCCAAATTTCGATCAGGGAGTGAAAAATTGACGAAAAATGGGCAATGGAAAATTGACGAAAAATGGGCAATGGAAAATTGACGAAAAATGGGCAATGGAGGCGACGTGGGTGTGGGCAAATGGCGGTCTAAAAAAATCGCCagacttttttttaatcaaaattttaattatttatttttaatttatcttttattttaaatttatattattattttattttatgttatatttttatttttaattacttttcatatttatttcattaatcccattttaaaaaattattatcactttactcttaatttttatttatccttttaattttaaatgttatcattttaaaatattaaaatataatattactcaataaaatgtaattaataattttaattatttaaataaattaatattaataaaaaaaattgtcataacaaatttgtaataaaatttttaaaaattaaatttcaaataaaataatttatataaatcaatttaattttttatttaaaatataataaaacatattttaataaaaatattttttaaattttaaaataaataaatataaatatgttaaatgaattttaattgtACTTATATCAATTACATTTACACAATAACTTTAacatttgtatttttgtttattttattatattttttttttgaaggttTTTCAAACATTcgtatttagaaaaaaaaaaaaggggaaaaaacatTTCAAAGGTTGGAAGTTTGAAATGTTTTCAAGTTGGTTCACTGCAAACAtacacattttttctttttttcttttttcttttttttagaaaaaacattAAAGTAATAAAAACCGCCAATGCTGATATGGTCCGGTGAATCGTCAACGTTGTTACTCGCAGTCACAGATAGAAACCCTTGTTGGAATGTGGTGATGAGATAGTGAATCAATGGTGAAAGCAGTAGTGGGAGACGAGACTCAACTCAAATTTGCAGAGGACCGTCTCAGCCGATCGGCCATCCCCGCTCAGGCATTTTTCCGTGGTTCATCCATCTCTGTTATTGTTACTTGGTTTTCTTTGATGATTGTGAAATAGGATTTGTTTTGTTTGGACAGGTGGGTCTTGTGATTGGCAAGTTGAATTCCACTATCGACCGTGGTTTT contains the following coding sequences:
- the LOC100255721 gene encoding uncharacterized protein LOC100255721, which codes for MENYYPYPDSHDSSPRSREIDTENASWDEPPSNYKVKFMCSYGGKIHPRPQDNQLAYVGGETKILSVDRNIKFPGFMSKISSICEGEVCLKYQLPGEDLDALISVTNDEDLEHMMLEYDRLCRPSNKQARLRLFLFPLTPPASTSFGSNETKSERQWFVDALNSVQIQPLEGSSPQAAASETNPDFLFGLDKGLAPPPPVKLQDPTPPPTVPDVLPKDYSVRSDPGSEDRHVVGDPVVSPADYQRQIQELQRLQIASQEQAMFQRKNDESNTRAYPAEYYAQKIPEKLAPAPQQMPVSIPATYWPERHMTTGGYPVAASTGTEQSVYLIHTSAGVYQTPGLRPMTGQLAQPYYGMQRVVSDVYREPQVYNAAPPHQQQKVGAYGEGMGMMRPSASGVGVTEQGYAQVTYDSTGRQVYYTTPGGAAPSYQAVTTAAAQGDVRQGGVTINQDGKVVAKTSQGSL